In the genome of Mesorhizobium sp. 113-3-3, one region contains:
- the ctaD gene encoding cytochrome c oxidase subunit I, which yields MEAGELDRRLGATWSTPPGLWGALSTVDHKIIGRRYIVTAFVFLALGGVLSLLMRLQLAQPEARFIGPDRYNQIFTMHGSNMMFLFAVPVMQAMAIYLVPLMVGTRHIAFPRLNAFSYWMYLAGGLLLWIAFAVDTGPDVGWFAYVPLSGPQYAAGKRADIWAQMITFTEVSALAIAVEIVVTVFKQRAPGMSLDRIPLFVWSMLVTSFLVILAMPAIMIASTSLILDRLVGTHFFNPAEGGDVLLWQHLFWFFGHPEVYIIFLPAVGMVSSIVATFTQRPVFGYLAMVMALIATGVLAFGLWVHHMFVAGLPRLGESFFTASSMAIAVPAGLQIFCWLATIWAGRPIFKAPFLFVIGFIVVFVIGGLTGVMVASVPFDTQVHDTYFVVAHFHYVLVGGAVFPLLGAVYYWFPKLTGRMMSESLGRWSFGLIFSGFNLTFFPMHILGLQGMPRRIYTYQPEMPWAGLNMFISLSGIILAAGFLLFFIDAIRSARSGPIAPANPWGASTLEWATSSPPPSYNFARLPVVESLEPLSDRADPLGFVEGLHTDRREVLITSVVEARAEARESSVGNSIWPLLAALATSAMLIWSIFTPWAVVWGSIPIAIALIGWFWPKGDPEDES from the coding sequence ATGGAAGCCGGCGAACTCGATCGTCGACTTGGCGCGACCTGGTCAACGCCCCCTGGCCTTTGGGGCGCCCTATCGACAGTCGATCATAAGATTATCGGCCGCCGCTACATCGTCACGGCGTTTGTCTTCCTGGCGCTTGGCGGAGTGCTGTCTTTGCTGATGCGGCTGCAGCTGGCGCAACCCGAAGCCCGGTTCATCGGGCCCGATCGCTACAACCAGATTTTCACCATGCACGGCTCGAACATGATGTTCCTGTTCGCCGTGCCCGTCATGCAGGCGATGGCCATCTACCTCGTGCCCTTGATGGTGGGGACCCGACACATCGCATTCCCGCGCCTCAACGCGTTCTCCTACTGGATGTACCTTGCCGGCGGCCTGCTGTTGTGGATCGCCTTCGCCGTTGATACCGGTCCGGACGTTGGGTGGTTCGCCTACGTACCGCTGTCGGGGCCCCAATATGCGGCCGGGAAGCGTGCCGACATATGGGCCCAGATGATCACCTTTACCGAGGTTTCCGCTCTCGCCATCGCCGTCGAAATCGTCGTCACCGTATTCAAGCAACGCGCCCCGGGCATGTCGCTGGACAGGATTCCGCTGTTCGTCTGGTCGATGCTGGTCACGTCCTTCCTGGTCATCCTCGCCATGCCGGCGATCATGATCGCCAGCACCAGCCTGATCCTCGATCGGCTCGTGGGGACGCATTTCTTCAACCCTGCCGAAGGCGGTGACGTGCTGCTGTGGCAGCATCTGTTTTGGTTCTTCGGCCACCCTGAGGTCTATATCATCTTCCTGCCGGCGGTGGGCATGGTCTCGAGCATCGTCGCCACATTCACACAGCGGCCGGTGTTCGGTTATCTGGCCATGGTGATGGCCTTGATCGCGACGGGCGTTCTGGCCTTCGGGCTGTGGGTCCATCATATGTTCGTGGCCGGCCTTCCGCGGCTGGGCGAAAGCTTCTTTACCGCCTCAAGCATGGCGATCGCCGTTCCCGCAGGCCTGCAGATCTTCTGCTGGCTGGCGACGATCTGGGCCGGACGGCCAATCTTCAAGGCGCCGTTTTTGTTCGTCATCGGGTTCATCGTCGTCTTCGTCATTGGTGGACTGACCGGCGTGATGGTGGCGTCGGTTCCGTTCGATACCCAGGTTCACGACACCTATTTCGTCGTCGCGCATTTCCACTACGTCCTGGTCGGTGGCGCCGTGTTCCCCTTGCTGGGCGCGGTCTATTACTGGTTTCCGAAACTGACGGGCCGAATGATGAGCGAGTCGCTTGGCCGCTGGTCGTTTGGGCTCATCTTCTCGGGTTTCAATCTGACTTTCTTCCCAATGCACATTCTCGGCCTGCAAGGCATGCCGCGGCGCATCTACACCTATCAGCCGGAGATGCCGTGGGCCGGCCTGAACATGTTCATCAGTCTCAGCGGGATCATTCTGGCCGCCGGTTTCCTGCTGTTCTTCATCGACGCCATACGCAGCGCCAGATCAGGTCCCATCGCACCAGCCAATCCGTGGGGCGCCTCGACGCTGGAGTGGGCGACCTCTTCGCCACCGCCGTCCTATAATTTTGCGCGGCTCCCGGTGGTCGAAAGCCTAGAGCCCTTGTCGGACAGAGCGGATCCACTTGGATTCGTCGAGGGTCTGCACACGGACCGACGCGAAGTGCTTATCACCAGTGTCGTGGAAGCGCGTGCGGAAGCGCGTGAATCATCTGTCGGGAATTCGATTTGGCCGCTCCTGGCGGCGCTCGCTACGTCAGCAATGCTGATTTGGTCGATCTTTACCCCATGGGCCGTGGTCTGGGGCTCCATACCGATTGCAATAGCACTCATTGGCTGGTTCTGGCCAAAGGGCGACCCGGAGGACGAGTCATGA
- a CDS encoding c-type cytochrome: MAGLLVASAAFVTANIARDNHTRAATAKTMTGGDPDRAPAIFRRYGCSGCHAISGIPGADGQTGGPLTGLSKRVYIAGVLENRSDNLVAWIVSPSSFSPRTAMPSTGISEQEARDLAAYLYAQ; the protein is encoded by the coding sequence ATGGCCGGCCTTCTCGTGGCCTCAGCTGCGTTCGTCACGGCCAACATCGCGCGTGACAATCATACCCGAGCCGCGACCGCGAAAACGATGACCGGTGGCGATCCCGACCGCGCACCGGCAATCTTTCGGCGCTACGGTTGTTCCGGATGTCACGCGATTTCCGGAATCCCGGGGGCCGACGGCCAGACCGGCGGTCCGCTCACCGGATTATCAAAGCGCGTCTACATTGCCGGCGTGTTGGAAAACCGTTCCGACAACCTTGTCGCCTGGATCGTTTCGCCGAGTAGCTTTTCCCCCCGGACGGCGATGCCGTCCACCGGTATCTCCGAACAGGAAGCACGAGACCTTGCAGCCTATCTCTATGCGCAATGA
- a CDS encoding KTSC domain-containing protein, whose translation MHLFQILLPLTDKAGQPFARKDFDRVKEELASRFEGVTAYLQAPAEGLWRQGAQSDSDEIVIFEVMTEEVDLADWLERRAALERRFRQDKVIIRYMPMALVQVDAMPSTSIRKSEYDSESEVLSVWFVASGKRYDYEGVPFEVYAAFRSAFAKGRFFNDWIRDRYPFRRSTDL comes from the coding sequence ATGCACCTTTTCCAAATCCTCCTCCCCCTCACCGATAAGGCCGGCCAGCCTTTCGCGCGGAAAGATTTCGATCGGGTCAAGGAGGAACTGGCGAGCCGATTTGAAGGCGTCACGGCCTATCTTCAGGCTCCTGCGGAGGGTCTGTGGCGGCAAGGCGCGCAATCCGACAGCGACGAGATCGTTATCTTCGAGGTGATGACGGAGGAAGTCGATCTGGCGGATTGGCTCGAGCGCCGTGCGGCACTCGAACGAAGATTCCGGCAGGATAAAGTCATCATCCGCTACATGCCAATGGCGCTCGTCCAGGTCGACGCCATGCCTTCGACGTCGATCCGCAAGAGTGAATACGATTCCGAGAGCGAAGTTCTCTCCGTCTGGTTTGTCGCGAGCGGCAAGCGCTATGACTATGAGGGAGTTCCCTTCGAGGTCTACGCCGCATTCCGAAGCGCCTTCGCGAAAGGCCGCTTTTTTAATGACTGGATTCGGGACCGTTATCCATTTCGGCGGTCAACGGACCTCTGA
- a CDS encoding c-type cytochrome — protein sequence MLGGSRKGAFIALLLAGAALAVAAWYLSKVRPPFSQDDPQFQGTGDASLGKLVFAAGDCASCHATPGQSDRLKLGGGMALGSPFGTFRPPNISPDPVDGIGRWTATDLANALVGGVSPSGEHYYPSFPYTSFTGMTVADIKDLYAYLSTLPAVSGRPPPHDPKILFMVRRSIGFWKLLFFRQGQSAADTGGKSTRDRGAYLVETVSHCAECHSSRNAFGAIKSGTLFAGGVDPQGTGFVPNITQQRLRSWDEADIATMLKTGETPNHGRVGSSMADVVTNAAMLPDSDRQAIARYVKALPAIATPGP from the coding sequence ATGCTGGGCGGTTCACGTAAAGGCGCTTTTATTGCCTTACTGCTTGCAGGGGCCGCGCTTGCCGTGGCTGCGTGGTATCTATCGAAAGTCCGCCCTCCTTTTTCTCAAGACGACCCGCAGTTTCAAGGCACAGGCGACGCCTCGCTTGGCAAGCTCGTTTTCGCGGCAGGCGATTGCGCTTCGTGTCATGCGACACCGGGGCAATCGGACCGGCTGAAGCTCGGCGGCGGGATGGCACTTGGCTCGCCATTCGGCACCTTCCGGCCGCCAAACATTTCTCCAGATCCGGTCGACGGTATAGGGAGATGGACCGCGACCGACTTGGCGAATGCACTTGTCGGGGGCGTCTCGCCAAGCGGCGAGCATTACTATCCCTCCTTTCCCTATACGAGCTTTACGGGAATGACGGTTGCGGACATAAAGGATTTGTATGCTTACCTGAGTACGCTTCCGGCGGTCTCGGGCCGGCCGCCGCCCCACGATCCCAAAATTCTGTTTATGGTCCGCCGGTCAATCGGGTTCTGGAAACTTCTGTTCTTTCGGCAAGGGCAATCCGCCGCAGACACCGGCGGAAAATCAACGCGTGATCGCGGGGCCTATCTTGTTGAAACGGTATCGCACTGCGCAGAGTGCCACTCGAGCCGCAACGCGTTCGGAGCGATCAAGTCCGGCACCCTTTTCGCAGGTGGCGTCGATCCGCAGGGGACGGGGTTCGTGCCCAACATAACTCAGCAGAGATTGCGCAGCTGGGACGAGGCGGACATCGCAACGATGCTAAAGACGGGCGAGACGCCAAATCACGGACGCGTGGGATCATCCATGGCCGATGTGGTAACGAACGCTGCGATGCTGCCTGATAGCGACCGCCAGGCGATCGCGCGCTACGTCAAGGCGCTTCCTGCGATTGCAACGCCTGGTCCGTAG
- the ligD gene encoding DNA ligase D, which translates to MASDKLTTYKAKRDFKKTQEPSGQGSVMPSNRRRFVIQKHDATRLHYDLRLELGGVFKSWAVTRGPSLDPHDKRLAVEVEDHPLDYGDFEGTIPKGQYGGGTVMLWDRGYWEPEGKMSPEQALANGDFKFTLEGERLHGGFVLVRMANDRERDKRNNWLLIKHRDEYAVETKGAAILDKNDTSVASGRKMEAIAAGRGRGPKPFMLKGGKAEADAVWDSRTGLAAQERKTNIRAKRKKHGTVTAVDLPDFIEPQLCQTLARPPAERGWLHEIKFDGYRIQMRVLGGEATLKTRKGLDWTARYPAIARAAGKLPDAIIDGEICALDENGAPDFAALQAALAEGKTDGLVYFAFDLLFEGFEDLRVLPLSKRKARLHRFLTDTVQDDRIRFVEHFETGGEAVLRSACRLSLEGIVSKRADAPYVSGRTETWAKSKCRAGHEVVIGGYATTNGKFRSLLVGVNRGDHFVYVGRVGTGYGAAKVGDLLPRLKAVATRESPFAGIGAPKTEPGVIWLKPELVAEIEFAGWTSDGLVRQAAFKGLREDKPAQDVGADKPASPERTEVPQPGEPTSAKPSRQGGRANVMGVLVSNPDKPLWPDANDGTPVTKEDLARYYDAVGPWLIEHIRGRPCSIIRAPDGLGGEQFFQRHAMPGTSNLLELVKVFGDKKPYLQIDRVEGLAAVAQIGALELHPWNCELQQPEVPGRLVFDLDPGPDVPFKTVVEAAKEMRARLDDLGLVSFCKTTGGKGLHVVTPLAVAKRSKLTWPEAKGFAHDVCLQMARDNPALYLTKMAKNQRIGRIFLDYLRNDRMATAVAPLSPRARPGATVSMPLTWSQVKTDLDPKRFTLRTVPALLKKSTAWKDYGEGHRLLEPSIRRLARSMRRAA; encoded by the coding sequence ATGGCGAGCGACAAACTAACAACATACAAGGCCAAGCGCGATTTCAAGAAAACGCAGGAGCCGAGCGGTCAAGGTTCGGTCATGCCATCCAACCGCCGCCGTTTCGTCATTCAGAAACATGACGCGACGCGGTTGCATTACGATCTGCGACTAGAGCTCGGCGGCGTTTTCAAATCCTGGGCCGTGACGCGCGGCCCCTCTCTCGATCCTCATGACAAGAGGCTCGCCGTCGAGGTTGAAGATCATCCGCTCGATTACGGGGACTTCGAAGGCACCATTCCAAAAGGCCAGTATGGCGGCGGCACAGTCATGCTGTGGGACCGCGGCTATTGGGAGCCCGAGGGAAAGATGAGCCCCGAGCAGGCTCTGGCGAATGGCGACTTCAAGTTCACGCTGGAAGGGGAACGGCTGCATGGCGGTTTCGTGCTGGTGCGGATGGCTAACGACCGCGAACGCGACAAGCGCAACAATTGGCTGCTGATCAAACATCGCGACGAATATGCCGTGGAGACAAAAGGCGCTGCAATCCTCGACAAGAATGACACCTCTGTCGCGTCTGGACGAAAGATGGAGGCAATTGCTGCCGGCAGGGGCCGCGGCCCGAAACCCTTCATGCTGAAGGGCGGCAAGGCGGAGGCAGATGCTGTGTGGGACAGTCGTACAGGCCTTGCGGCGCAGGAGCGGAAAACAAACATCCGTGCAAAGAGGAAGAAGCACGGGACTGTCACTGCGGTCGATCTGCCCGACTTCATCGAGCCACAGCTCTGCCAGACGCTGGCGCGGCCGCCCGCTGAACGCGGATGGCTGCACGAGATCAAGTTCGACGGCTATCGCATCCAGATGCGCGTCCTGGGCGGGGAAGCGACCTTGAAAACCCGCAAGGGTCTCGACTGGACGGCCAGGTATCCGGCCATTGCCCGAGCCGCCGGCAAGCTGCCCGATGCGATTATCGACGGCGAGATCTGCGCGCTCGACGAAAACGGCGCCCCGGACTTCGCCGCCCTCCAGGCAGCGCTGGCAGAGGGCAAGACCGATGGGCTTGTCTACTTCGCCTTCGACCTGCTGTTCGAAGGCTTTGAGGATTTGCGTGTCTTGCCACTGAGTAAGCGCAAGGCGCGATTGCATCGGTTTCTGACCGACACGGTTCAGGATGATCGGATTCGCTTCGTTGAGCATTTCGAAACTGGCGGCGAGGCAGTGCTTCGCTCGGCCTGTCGGCTGTCCCTCGAAGGCATCGTGTCGAAGCGCGCCGACGCACCCTACGTTTCCGGCCGCACCGAGACGTGGGCGAAGTCAAAGTGTCGTGCGGGCCATGAGGTCGTCATCGGCGGCTATGCCACAACGAATGGCAAATTCCGGTCGCTTCTGGTGGGCGTCAATCGCGGCGATCACTTCGTCTATGTCGGCCGCGTGGGCACAGGCTATGGCGCAGCCAAGGTCGGGGACCTGCTGCCGAGGTTGAAAGCTGTTGCGACCCGGGAATCACCCTTCGCCGGCATCGGCGCGCCGAAAACAGAACCCGGCGTGATCTGGTTGAAGCCGGAGTTGGTCGCCGAGATCGAGTTCGCCGGCTGGACGTCCGACGGGCTGGTGCGCCAAGCCGCCTTCAAGGGTTTGCGGGAGGACAAACCAGCGCAAGATGTGGGAGCCGACAAGCCTGCCTCGCCGGAGAGGACTGAGGTGCCCCAGCCGGGTGAGCCGACCTCAGCAAAACCTTCCCGCCAAGGCGGAAGGGCCAATGTCATGGGTGTGCTGGTCTCAAACCCGGACAAGCCTCTGTGGCCCGATGCCAATGACGGCACGCCGGTGACCAAGGAAGATCTCGCCCGCTATTACGATGCCGTAGGTCCCTGGCTGATCGAGCACATCCGCGGACGTCCATGCTCAATCATCCGCGCGCCGGATGGTCTCGGCGGCGAGCAGTTCTTTCAGCGACATGCGATGCCGGGAACATCAAATCTTCTCGAATTGGTCAAAGTATTCGGCGACAAGAAGCCTTACCTGCAGATCGACCGTGTGGAGGGCCTCGCCGCCGTCGCCCAGATCGGGGCGCTGGAATTGCATCCCTGGAATTGCGAGCTACAGCAGCCGGAGGTGCCGGGCCGTCTCGTCTTCGATCTTGATCCAGGTCCCGACGTCCCGTTCAAGACGGTTGTCGAGGCGGCCAAGGAAATGCGCGCGCGCCTCGACGATCTTGGGCTCGTCAGCTTCTGCAAGACGACCGGCGGGAAAGGGCTTCACGTCGTCACCCCCTTGGCGGTCGCCAAGCGCAGCAAGCTCACCTGGCCGGAGGCAAAAGGTTTTGCCCATGATGTCTGCCTGCAGATGGCGCGGGACAATCCCGCCCTCTACCTCACCAAGATGGCGAAGAACCAGCGCATCGGCCGCATCTTCCTCGACTATCTGCGCAACGATCGCATGGCTACCGCCGTGGCTCCGCTGTCCC
- a CDS encoding cytochrome c oxidase assembly protein — MPTLIRTLVFLIIASPAMAHGNEAHGSTYPWTFDPWIVVPLAVIVILFIVGVIRLTWRLTRPGMMTIRVLPYCGGMLALAGALLSPLHWLGEHLFAFHMIEHEIVMAVSAPLIVLARPAGILLWGLPGKTRHAAGSVMRMAVVRRAWDWWTGATNATIIHGGAIWVWHVPVLFDAAVTDTSLHRLQHLSFFATAILFWWAMVWRSDYGASAWHLFLTLIHTSILGVLLALAPRVLYVAQTQTATDWGLTPLEDQQLAGMIMWVPAGAVYAAAAMTMLALWIRHSGGRKTQNV; from the coding sequence GTGCCAACGCTGATCCGCACGCTTGTCTTCTTGATCATCGCCAGCCCGGCTATGGCGCATGGGAACGAGGCGCACGGTTCGACTTACCCTTGGACATTTGACCCGTGGATCGTCGTGCCGCTAGCTGTGATTGTCATACTGTTCATCGTGGGCGTCATAAGGTTGACCTGGCGGCTCACGAGACCGGGCATGATGACGATCCGCGTCCTGCCGTACTGCGGCGGCATGCTGGCATTGGCAGGGGCGCTGCTTTCGCCGCTTCATTGGCTTGGCGAACACCTCTTTGCCTTCCATATGATCGAGCACGAGATTGTCATGGCCGTGTCGGCCCCCTTGATCGTGCTGGCGCGGCCGGCGGGTATCCTGCTTTGGGGATTGCCCGGAAAAACGCGTCACGCCGCTGGCTCGGTGATGCGTATGGCCGTTGTCCGCAGGGCATGGGACTGGTGGACTGGCGCCACCAACGCGACCATCATTCACGGCGGCGCCATCTGGGTATGGCACGTGCCCGTCCTGTTCGACGCCGCCGTGACCGACACCTCCCTCCACCGCCTCCAGCATCTGAGCTTTTTCGCCACGGCGATACTGTTTTGGTGGGCAATGGTCTGGCGAAGTGATTATGGCGCCTCGGCATGGCATTTGTTCCTGACCCTGATCCACACCAGCATCCTGGGCGTCTTGTTGGCCCTTGCCCCGCGCGTGCTCTATGTCGCGCAGACCCAAACCGCGACGGACTGGGGACTAACGCCGCTGGAGGACCAGCAATTGGCGGGCATGATCATGTGGGTGCCCGCAGGCGCGGTCTATGCGGCCGCGGCAATGACCATGCTGGCGCTCTGGATCCGGCACTCGGGCGGAAGAAAGACGCAAAATGTCTAG
- a CDS encoding cytochrome c oxidase subunit 3 — protein MKHGVVLDVAKLPAHGLGTASLSWWGTLAFMLIEGTGFVLSIVIYLYLMSLAPRWPLDTAPPDLLAGTTLTVVLLVSLIPNVFVTRWARTQDLRKVRIGLIVMSLLGVLPLILRVFEFPAMHIKWDQNAYGSIVWVMLGLHTTHILTDLGETVVLASLMFTRHGDNARRFGDVDDNAMYWNFVVLTWLPMYVCLYWVPRV, from the coding sequence ATGAAGCATGGTGTCGTTCTTGACGTGGCAAAGCTTCCCGCGCATGGCCTTGGCACCGCCAGCCTGTCTTGGTGGGGAACGCTCGCCTTCATGCTCATCGAAGGCACCGGTTTTGTCCTCTCGATCGTGATTTATCTCTATCTGATGAGCCTGGCACCGCGGTGGCCGCTCGATACGGCCCCGCCTGATCTGCTTGCAGGAACGACCCTGACAGTCGTTCTGCTTGTAAGCCTCATACCAAATGTCTTTGTCACGCGCTGGGCGCGCACCCAAGACTTACGGAAAGTCCGAATTGGCCTCATTGTCATGTCGCTGTTAGGCGTCTTGCCGCTCATCCTACGTGTTTTCGAGTTTCCCGCCATGCACATCAAGTGGGATCAAAACGCCTATGGATCGATTGTATGGGTGATGCTCGGCCTCCATACGACACACATCCTGACCGACCTGGGTGAGACTGTCGTGCTGGCGAGCCTGATGTTCACGCGCCATGGCGACAATGCACGGCGGTTTGGCGATGTGGACGACAATGCGATGTACTGGAACTTTGTGGTGCTGACGTGGTTGCCGATGTACGTCTGCCTTTATTGGGTTCCACGAGTTTGA